A single genomic interval of Fibrobacter sp. UWB13 harbors:
- a CDS encoding ABC transporter substrate-binding protein → MNFKHLIKTTLISALLFGASAFAEIKTVRIAHYTGVLCSAPVHTAWLKGFFDEEFKKIGQKYEMVPIAEGSGSVNDLIVAGKADAGNELLATELQPIQNGLPIIFVTGVHTGCTKFYVTKQSTIKKLKDLKGRKSKIGVIGLSDSSIMTFKRKLRDLGVVADGPEADVEFVVYGASDLPLALQKGAVDIIALHDPTATTAEEEYGFRKLLDTATDPKFAVEYCCIAFVSLKLWKENPEGAAAFTRAVARGSAFVNANPREAARLQLAKDIVPGSEDFNTKLLESYTHIPSRKATIRTFRTVATELQKTGVLKKKLNIEKFITSHFANFASKGIHVPDGYKYDKDTGTFTETTEEPKTLAKNIVEN, encoded by the coding sequence ATGAATTTTAAACACCTCATTAAAACAACACTTATAAGCGCTCTGCTTTTCGGAGCAAGCGCTTTCGCCGAAATTAAAACAGTTCGAATCGCACATTACACAGGAGTGTTGTGCAGTGCTCCGGTTCATACCGCATGGCTCAAAGGATTTTTCGACGAAGAATTCAAAAAGATCGGGCAAAAATACGAAATGGTACCGATTGCCGAAGGTTCCGGTTCCGTCAACGACTTGATTGTCGCTGGGAAAGCGGACGCAGGTAATGAACTTCTCGCCACTGAACTTCAGCCTATCCAAAACGGACTCCCGATTATCTTTGTAACAGGCGTACACACAGGCTGCACCAAGTTCTACGTCACAAAGCAATCGACCATCAAAAAACTCAAGGACCTGAAAGGGCGCAAAAGCAAAATTGGCGTCATTGGATTGTCCGATAGTTCAATTATGACATTTAAGCGAAAACTCCGTGACCTTGGTGTTGTCGCCGATGGCCCCGAAGCGGATGTCGAATTCGTTGTCTATGGCGCAAGCGACTTGCCATTGGCACTCCAAAAGGGAGCCGTGGACATTATCGCCCTTCACGATCCAACCGCAACAACAGCCGAAGAAGAATACGGTTTCCGTAAGCTTCTGGACACCGCCACCGATCCGAAATTTGCCGTAGAATACTGCTGCATCGCATTCGTGAGCCTCAAACTTTGGAAAGAAAATCCAGAAGGTGCAGCCGCATTCACACGTGCAGTCGCTCGCGGTTCCGCATTCGTCAACGCTAACCCGCGTGAAGCAGCAAGACTCCAGCTTGCAAAGGACATCGTCCCCGGAAGCGAAGATTTCAACACCAAACTGCTTGAAAGCTACACCCACATTCCATCCCGCAAAGCAACGATTCGCACATTCAGAACCGTCGCCACGGAACTCCAAAAAACGGGCGTACTCAAGAAAAAGTTGAACATCGAAAAGTTCATCACAAGCCACTTTGCCAATTTTGCGTCTAAGGGGATTCACGTTCCTGACGGTTACAAGTACGATAAGGATACAGGCACATTTACAGAAACGACCGAAGAACCGAAAACCTTAGCGAAAA